The window CGGGCATGCTGAGGAACCCCCACGGGTGCGGAACATGAAGAGGCGCGCGCCGGACGGGGCGGGCCGAGGAGGAACCTACGTCAGCAGGTCCGCCCCCGTCACACCCGTTGTTCCGGGCCGGCGGTGCGGCGGAGGGTGCGGATCGCGGGGATCGCGCACAGTGCGGCGCTGCCCGCCAGGCAGGCGCCCGCCGACACCAGCAGCAGCCGGCCCGGGGAGGCCAGTGCGGTGGCCGGTCCCGCCAGTATCTGGCCCAGCGCGATCCCGGAGACCGATCCGGCGAGCTCGTACGCGGTGACCCGGTTGAGGAGGGCGGGCGGGGTGTGGGTCTGGACGCTGGTCGCCCACATCACCGACCAGAACGCCATGGCGCCGCCGCCGAGTACGTGGCCCGCCAGCAGCGCCGGCAGGCCGGCGTCCAGCGCGATGCAGAGCGGCAGTGCGGTGTAGAGCGCCATGGCCACGGTGCCGGCGGCCAGCGGGCGGGCGGGGCGCAGGGGCAGTGCCAGCAGGCCGCCGAGCACCGTTCCGGCGCCGAGGCAGGAGACCGCGAGGCCGTAGGCGTCCGGGCCGAGGCGGGCGCCGATCAGTGCCGAGCCGAGCGGTACCAGGGGGCCGAAGACCAGCACGCCGTAGCCCATCCAGATGAGGATGACCGCCCACATCCAGGTGCGGGCGCGGAATGCCTGCCAGCCCTGGCGCAGGTCGCGGCGGAGCGAACCGGTGGTGCGGGCGCGGGAGTCGGCGTCGGCCGCGGCGGGCGCGTCGGCGGGCTCGGTGGGCTCGGCGGGCTCGGCGGGCTCGGCGGGCTCGGCGGCGGTCGCGTCGACGGTGGGCTCGGCGGGCTCGGCGGGGGTGAGGCGGATGAGGGTCAGGCACAGGCCGCTGAGCAGGAAGGTGCCGGCGTCGATCGCGTACACGGTGCCGGCGCTGGTCAGGGTGATCAGCAGGCCAGCCAGGGCGGGGCCGAGCAGGTGGGCGAGCGCGTCGGCCACCTTGAGGGTGGCGTTGGCCCGTTGCGGCTCGCGGGCGACCAGCGGGACCATCCCGTTCGCGCCCGGCAGGAACATGGCGACGGCCGCACCGGCCAGTGCCGCCATGGTCACCAGCAGCCAGAACGGCGGGGTCCCGGCGAAGAAGGCAGCGGCCAGGATCCCCTGGGTGAGTACCCGTACGAGGTCCGCGCAGACCATCATCCGGCGGGCGCCGAACCGGTCGGCGAGGACCCCGCCGAAGAGGACGAGGAGGACGAACGTCCCGGTCCAGGTACCGAGGACGACGCCGACGCCGGAGATCCCGTACAGGGCGCCGACGGCGAGTGCGGCGGCGACCGGCATCATCGCGTCGCCGAGGAGCGAGACCGCGCGGGCGGTGAAGTAGAGGGTGAAGCGGCGGTCCCACAACGGGGGCCGGGTGGCCAGTGGATCGGGCCGGCGGCCGGTCGGGGTCTGAGTGGCGGTCACACCACCGATATTGGACTGGACCAATCCCCCGTCCCCAGTGTCCTGAACGACATGATGGGGTACTTTCCCGCCATGACGCCGCGTTCGCTGCCCACGTCCCCGGCGCTGCACAGGGTCGTGGCCCTGCTTCAGCCCCCGCAGTCGTCGTTCCCGCTGGCCTGTGCGGCCGAGGTGTTCGGCGACCACGGCCCGGAGATCCCCGCCCGCTACGCGTTCGGGGTCTGCACCGAGCACCCCGGCCCGGTGCGCACCCGGTCCGGCTACGACATGCTGGTCACCGCGGGCCTGGACGCGTTGGAGGGTGCGGACACGGTGCTGGTGCCCGGCTGGCAGCAGCCGGCCGGCACCGAGGTGCCGGGGGCGGTGGTCGCGGCGGTCCGCCGGGCCCACCGGCGCGGCGCCCGGATCGTCGGCATCTGCTCGGGCGCCTTCGTGCTCGCCGCCGCCGGACTGCTGGACGGCCGGCGGGCCACCACCCACTGGGCGCAGGCCGCCGGACTGGCCGCCCGGTTCCCGCGGGTGCGGGTGGACCCCGCGGTGCTCTACGTCGACCACGGCGACGTCTCCACCAGCGCCGGGTCCGCGGCCGGCGTGGATCTGTGCCTGCACCTGGTGGGTGTCGACCAGGGCGCCGCGTACGCGATGCGGATCGCCCGGCGGATGGTGATGCCGCCGCACCGCGAGGGCTGCCAGCTGCAGTACGCCGAACTGCCCACCTCCGGACCGGTGACCGACTCGCTGGCCCCGCTGCTGGAGTGGCTGGGCGGGCGGCTCGACCAGCCGGTCAGTGTCGCCGAGATGGCGGTCCGCTCGCAGGTCTCGGCCCGCACGCTGACCCGGCGCTTCACCGAGCAGCTGGGCATCAGTCCCGGACGCTGGCTGCTGGACCGCAGGATCGCCGCGGCCCGGGCGCTGCTGGAGGAGACGGACCTGCCCGTGGAGACCATCGCGCGCAGGGTCGGTCTGTCCTCGGCGGTCAATCTGCGCCGGCGCTTCCACGAGGCCGTGCGCACCACACCGGCCGCCTACCGGCGTGCCTTTCGCGCGGAGCGGGCCGGGTAGCGGGCCGGGTGGCGCGGCGGCGGTCCGGCCGGACCCGCGTGCGAGGATCCCCACCATGGATCATGAAGCCGTGTGGACGTCCGGAGCTGCGGGGCGGCCCTGCGCCGGGCCCGAGGAGGTCGTGCGCATGGTGCGCGATGCCGCCCGTGCGGAGCCGGGCGGGCGTGTCGAGGTGCTGGTCGTCTCGTGCGAGCTGTGCGGCAGCGGGGCGGACGGGTTCGAGGTCGCCAAGGGCGAGTGTTTCTGCGTGGGTTGCTGCATACCGGTCGGCATCACGGACGGGGACGTGTACCCGGCGGCGTACCCGTGGACGCTCGCGCCGTCCGGGGTCCCGCTGCCGCCCGCCTCGCCGGGGCCGGGCTTCGAGCCGTCGGACCTGCCCGAATGCCCCGCAGGGGACGGCGTGTTCCAGGTCGCGGTCGCGCTCTCGTTCGCGCAGGACGGGGCGGTACGGAGCATCTCGGTCGGCCTGAGGTGCCCGCAGGACGGCGCGCTGTGCCTGTACGTCGACAACGCGCACGTGGTTGCGGCCGCGGCCTGACCGGCGCACGGGCGCACGGGCTCGCGGGCTCGCGGACTGGCTGACTGGCGGACTGGCGGACTGGCGGACTGGCGCGACCGGTAGTCGTGCGGGTTGCCCGGCGCCGATACCGGCGGGCTCCCCCGGTCCCTGTCAGGATGGGCCCGTGACCGAACCTGATGCGTTGGCGGGCTCGTGGTACCGGGGGAAGGGGTCCGCCCTCTCCCTCTGGTCGAAGGACTCGGTGTTGTCGATCGGCTCCGTGGGGTCGGTCCTGTCGATCGGCTCGGTGGGGTCGGTGCTGTCCGTCGGATCCGTGGGCAGCGCGCTCTGCGCCGCGTCCATCGGGTCCTCGCTGTCCATGCTGTCCGCCGCTTCCTGGCTGAGCACGGGCTCGGTGCTGTCGGCGCAGTCCCGCTGGTCGGTGTTGTCCTGGCGCTCGCGCAACGGCTTCATGGCGGCCGGCGTCGTGGCCGCGGCGGCCGCCGCCGGACTCGCGCTGCACCTCAGGGAGCACCGCGGCGGCCGTTAGGCCGTCGGTTGTGGGCCGTGGCGGTTGTCGTGCCCAGCTGTTCGGGGGACTCCGGGGGCTCCCCCGCTCCTGTGCGGCCCGCCGCGGGCACCTCTCGACCAAACGAGAGAGGGACACGATGCCGCTCTATCTATCGAGGTTCAGCTACACGCCCCAGACCTGGGCGCGGCTGATCGGTCATCCGGAGGACCGGGCGGAGGCCGCCCGGTCCTACATCGAGTCGGTCGGCGGGAAGCTCCACGGCTTCTGGTACGCCTTCGGCACCCACGACGGCTACAACCTGTGGGAGGCCCCCGACAACGTCTCGATGGCCGCCGTCTCGCTGGCGATCAGCGGAGGCGGTGCGCTCAGTTCGTTCGAGACGACCGTGCTCCTCACCGTCGAGGAGACCCTGGACGCCCTGCGCAGCGCCGGGCAGATCGGCTACCGGCCCCCCGGCGAGCCGGGGTGACCGGGGCCCCGGGGCGAGCGGCCTGCCCTGACGGGGGCTGATGGGTCCGGGCCGCCGGACGGCGGGGCACGGGAAGGGGGCCGCCGCCCCGTCCGGGGCGGCGGCCCCCTTCCCTGCCTGCATCCGTGTCCGGTAGCGGGGGCTAATTGCCGATGTTGCCGGTCCACTGGCCGGCAGCCCGCATCAGGGCCTCGTTGCTCATGATCTGGGTTCCGGGCAGGCTCGCCATGCCGATGTCCCCGGCCGGGGCCGCGCCGTTGTGGGAGCCGACCGTGTTGTCGCGGCCGGCGTTGAAGACGTCGTCGCCGGCCACCTGGCTCAAGTCACCGAAGACGATCGAGTACGTGTTGGTCACCGGTGCGTAGACGGTGAAGGCGTCGTCGGCGGAGGCGGCGGACGCGCCCGCCAGGATGATGCCACCGGCGGCGAGAGCGGTCAGGGCGCAACGGATCGATCGCACGAGTACTGCCTTTCGCGGAGGGGTGTGGGAGCAGTGCGAAGGTAGGCCGCTTCGCGCGCCGAGACCCCGTACCCGCCGCCGTACGGCCCGAGTCCATCCGTACGGCGCAGCCTCCCGGGCGGGGTCCGCTGGGGGGTATCTGGTCGATCAGGCCGAGCCCTGCGTGATCGACCAGATACCCCCTAGCTAGGGGCCGGTGGCCACGCAGGCGAGTGCCTGGGCGAGGGTGAAGGCCCCCGAGTACAGGGCGCGGCCGATGAGGGCGCCGTCGACTCCGTGCGGGGCCAGCGCGGCGACCGTGCGCAGATCGTCGAGGGTGGCGATGCCTCCGGCGGCCAGTACGCCGCCGGTGGTGCGGCGGCACACCTCGGCGACGAGTTCGAGGTTGGGGGTGGAGAGGCTGCCCTCCCGGCTGACGTCGGTGACCACGTAGCGGGTGCAGCCGGCCTCGTCGAGAACGGTGAGCGCCTTCCACAGGTCGCCGGCGTCCGTGCCCCGGCCCGGCCCGGCCAGGCGCGGGCCGTGACCGGTCAGGTGGACGGGCAGGCTGACGCCGATCCGCCTGCCGTGCCGGGCGATGGCCTCGGCGCACCAGGGGAGGTCGGTCAGCGCGCTGCGGCCGAGGTTGAGGCGGGCGCATCCGGTGGCGAGGACCCGTTCGAGGGTGGCCGTGTCGTGGACGCCGGACCGGCACATGAGCTGGACGTCGATGGTGAGGGCCTCGATGATGCGGCGGGCCTGCGGGAGGTCGAAGCCCCCGTCGTCCTCTTCGGCCATCACCAGGTGCAGCCAGGTGGCTCCCTGGTCCTGGAAGGCCAGCGCGGCCGCGACCGGATCGCTGCGGTCGGGTTCCGGCACCTGGCCGTCCCCGACCAGGTGCACCACCCGGCCGCCGGCCACGTGCACCGAGGGGAACAACTCGAACCCGGTACCGGTACCGGCCTGCTGTACTGCGACCGCGTCCTTCGAAAGGCGCGACATCCCACCACCGTCCCTCTCGTACGTCCAGCCGGGAACCCCCGCCTGCTCCGCCCGCACCGTAGGAGCACGCGGGCCGGGCGTATACGGCGCGAACCCGCCACCGCGGCCCGGCCGGTGGCCCGCCCGTCCGCGCGGGGGCGGGTCATCGTTGCGGGGCGGCGTACCAGCGGCGGTGCACGAGCGGTTCGACGCACAGGACGGCAGCGCCCGCGGCCGCGCCGACCAGGAGTGCGGGCGCGCCGCCGCCGGAGGCGAGGGTTCCGGCGCAGGCGGCGGCCAGGACGAGCGGGCGCAGCAGGGTCAGGGGGCCGAGGCCGGCCACCAGGGCCAGGGTGCTGGCGCGGAACGGCAGCACGAGGTACGCGGCGAGCGACAGCAGGACGGCCGTGGTGTAGCAGGCGAGGGGGACGAGGAATCCGATGGCGCCCTCGGCGAGTGCCGCGTACGTCCGGTCGCGGTCGGCGGCGGCCAGCAGGACGGCGCCGGCCGTGAGCACGGGGGCGAGCAGCAGGCCGGCTCCGACGGCCAGGCCGCGCAGGGTCGCCCGTACGACGGCGCGGTGCTTGCGGATCCTGGCGTCCCGCCCGGCGTGGGCGCGGAAGCCGCTGAAGGCCGAGTCGACCAGGCCGAGCGCGGTGAGGGTCACGGCCAGGGCCGGTGCCGCGTCCTGCGGGGTCACCGCGCCGCTCCGGCGAGGTGTTCGGGGCCCACGAGGCGGCGTGCGGAGCGGCCCATGGCCCGGCGCAGCGGTGCCTCCAGCTCGGGCCGGATCCCGATGACGGGGCGCAGGGTGGTGCAGAACGGGTTGGCCAGACCCCGGGGTTCGTAGAGCAGCGGCCGCATCCCCGGCGCGGCCGCCGCCTGCAGCAGGGTCTCGTCGGTGTGTGCCCGGCGGGCCGAGGCGACACCGTCGTGGCGGCCGAGCGGGTGGCGCATCCGTGACCGGTGGAACACCCAGGCCCCGATGGGCGCGAGCCGGGTGGCGGCGATGTCGAAGTGGCAGAAGGCGAGGGCGGGCGAGGCGGCCTGGGCCCGGAAGAACCCGGCGAGGTCGGGGCCGCGGAAATGGTGCAGCACACCGGTGGACACGTACACGGTGGCGGCCTCCGGCAGGTCGAAGGCGTTGCCGTGGACGAAGCGGCAGTCCAGGCCCTCGGCGCGGGCCAGCCGGGCGGCCTCGCCGACGAGGGCGGCGTCCAGGTCCACGCCGACGAGTTCGACGTCCGGGCCGAGCGAGTGGTGGGCGGCGAGCCAGCGCACGGCGTATCCGAGGCCGGAACCGACGTCGACCAGGCGCAGCCGGCCGGTGGCTGTCGCGCGGACGGCTTCGAAGACCGGGCCGAGGATGTGGACGAGCCGCTTCCCGAGGCGCAGTTCCTCGCTGAGCCGCTGCAGTTCGGTGTGCACGCCGATCATGAGGCGGTCCACGGCGTGGGGGTCGAGCACGTCGTGCCGGTCGGCGGGCAGCCGGGCGACGATGCGGGCGGCGTGCCGGTCGCCGGCCTCGCGGAGGCGGTGCACCACCTCGGCCCTGCGCACGGGCAGGCGCGCTCCGGTGCGCGGGTCCGTGGCGGTGATCAGGTCGGATATCTCGAGGTGCGGCACGATCGTGAACCCTAACCGCTGCCGTTCCGCCCCCACCCCGGCCCGGCCGTGCCCGTTCGGCGCGGCCCGGGGTCGGCTTGCCCCGGTCCGGCCGTGCCCGGTCGGCGCGCGGCCCGGTCCACGCGGTGCCGGGCCCGCGCGGTGCCGGTGCCCTGCCCGTCATGGCGATATATGGGTGGAGCCGGTCGGGCGGGCGCCGCAGGATGGGGCGCATGAGTCTGCCGAGCGCCCCGCACCAAGTCGAGTTCCTGCACCACCCCTGCCCCGACTACCCGCACCTGACCGCCTGGGGCATCCGGGTCGACGGAACCGACCTGCGCGTCCTCGTGGCGGAGGCGACGCGCGCGCTGTGGGGCCGGGAGCTCGAGGAGGAGGACGACGACACCCCGCAGGAGCGCGAGGAGTTCCTGCTGCGCCAGCACGCCCCGCTGTACTTCGACGACGACGCCGACGGCGCCCTGGCCCGGGCCCACTTCCTGGGCGGGGCGCAGCCGGAGCTCCTCGACGGCGACCCCGGCGCCCTGTACCTCCTGGGCTGCCGCTGCGGGATCGACGCCTGCTGGCCCCTGTCCGCCACGGTCCGTGCGACGGCCACGGAGGTCACCTGGTCCGGCTTCCACCAGGTCCACCGGCCGCAGTGGGGCGAACTGCCCATGGGGCCCTATGTGTTCGCGCGCCCGGCCTACGACGCGGCCCTGGCGGCGCCGGTCCCGCTCCCCCAGGACCCTGTCGACGCGCTGCTCGGGGAGGGTTAGGGGTTCGGGTGCAGGGAGCGGAGGCGGTCGGCGACGTCGTGGACGGTCAGGCGCAGGGCGCGGATGTCGGTGATCAGGTCGCGCCAGGGCCCGAAGGCGGTGTCGACGTCCTGGCCGGAGGCTTTGATGTAGGCGACGGCGACGCCGTAGCCGAAGTACTCGTTCCTGGCCGGCAGTGGGCGGGTGAGCACGATCTGCTCCAGCAGCGCGGCCGCCCGCCAGTACGCGTCGGGCTCGTCCGTCCCCCACGACGGGGTGTTGACCCGGTGCCGGGCGACGGCGGCCACCAGACCCGAGTAGTCCAGGACTCCCAGGTTCTTGCCGCCCAGGAGTTCTTCCTGACGGTCCAGCAGCCACCGGATGTCGATGCGCAGTTCCAAGGTCAGGCCGCCTCGCTCGCACCCGGGGACAGGGGCCGGGACGGGGGCAGCGGTCCGCCGGGGGCGGCCGTGGAACGGTCCCGCGCCCGGGAGTCGGCCTTCATCGCATCCGCCATGCCCCAAGTATGCATCCGTGCATACCTTTACGAATACCCGCGCCCGGCCGCCCGGCCCGTGATCCGGGGAGCGGGTGGTGCCCGGCGCGGTGGCCGGCGGGCCGGGCAGTGGCACCGTCCTGTCCCGGACGAGGGGCAGGTGCGTCTTCCGGTCCGCCGGCGGTCCGGCGAGGTCGACGTCCGCCGTGTGCAGGGGCTGTTCGCCGCTCGCGGCCCGGTCCAGGGGGTGCTCCGCGGCGCCCGCGCCGGGGTTCGACTATCGGCTCGGCTGAGCGGGCGGGGGCGCTGGGGGGGCCGGCCGGGGGTGGCCGCGGTGCGGTAGCCGCCCCCGGCCGGCCCGGGGGTGTGTCAGGTGGTGGGCGGGGTCCAGTCGGCGGGCAGGCCGGACTGGGCGAGGACCGCGGCCAGGCTGTAGTGGTCCTTGTTGGAGACGATCCGGCAGTGGTGCCTGTCGAGGTCGATCACCGTGGTCATCGGTACGGCGAAGGGCTTGGGGGCGCCCTTGAGGTGGCCGGAGTAGACGGACCGGACGGTGATGCGGTTGCCGTCGCTGCGGGTGGTGCGGATGGTGACGTGGACGTTGTCGATCAGGGAGTCGGCGCGGGCCTTCCACCCCGAGATCTCCTTACGGCCGCGGAAGGTGGCCGCCACGGCTTCGTCGGTGTAGGTGCCGTCGGCGGTGAACAGGGCGCCGAGCGCCCGGGGTTCGCTGCCGTTCCAGGCGCGGGCCCAAGCGGTGACGATCCGCGGGACGCGCCGGTCGGCGGCCTGTGCGGAGGACGCGGCGGCGGTGGTGGTGTGTGCGGCGTAGGCGGTGGGGGCGGCGCCGCAGAGGGCTGCGGCAGCGGTCAGCACCGTCATGGCACGGAGGGTGCGGGAGGTCATGGTTGATGCTCCTTCAGGGGCGGATGCGGCCCTGCCGGCGACGGCGCCGGGCAGGTGGGGCGGGGCCTTCGGCCACGGGGCGGGCAGGGAGCCGTTCCGGGCCGCGGGCATGGGCGCTGCCTCGTCCGTCCGAGTACGTGCAACGTTCATGGCGCACAGACTCACGCGGGGCGCTGTCCACTCTCCAGGCCCGGCAGGGGCCCGTGACTGTCCAGCACTGCCCACCGGTGTCCACCCGCAACTGCCGCGGGGGCGCATGCCGTTCGTCCGGCAGGGGTGGTGCGGTGGTGCCGATGGCGGTGCCCGCCGAGGCTGAGCCGCACCCGGTGCCCTCGCGGCGTGCGCGTGTCCGCGCCGGGCGGCTGTCCGCCGTGGTCACGGGGCCGTCCCCGCGGCCGGGCCGGTCGTGGTCCCGGCCGGCGCGGCCGGTACGGATCCCGCATTCGTGCCGGACGGGTCCGTGATGCCCTGCTGGAGCGTCGGCCGGGCGGGCGCGGCGGCCGCGTACACGCACGAGCGCCCGGCCGGGTGGTCCCGGCCGGGCGCTCGTGCGTATGCGTGCTGTCCGCTGGCGGCTTAGTACCAGTGGTTGTTCTGCCAGAAGTTCCAGGCGCCGACGGGGCTGCCGTAGCGGTCGTTCATGTAGTCCAGGCCCCACTTGATCTGGGTGGCGGGGTTGGTCTTCCAGTCCGCGCCGGCCGAAGCCATCTTCGAGGCCGGCAGGGCCTGGGCCAGGCCGTACGCGCCGGAGGAGGCGTTGGTCGCGGTGTGGTTCCAGCCGCTCTCGTGCGAGATGATCTTGTCGAAGGCGGCGAACTGGGCCGGGTCCTTGATCATCTGCTGCGCGATCGCCTTGGCGCTCATCGGGGCCGCCTGGGCGGGAACCGTGGCAAGCATGGAACCGGCGACACCGAGGGCGACGACGGTGCCCGCGAGGGCCTTCTTGGAGGTGGCGATGCGGCGGATGATGGCGTTGGACACGGATGGACCTTCCGACGGGGACAAGGGCGGTCGCACGCATGCCGAAGACATGCGTGAGCCACTCACGCAAAGGAGAGGGGTTCGTCGGCGGCGGGTGAAGTACCTGAAGTACCCCTGCCGCCTTGCGACTCATCCAGTTCTACAGACGCCCCGACGGCCTGGCAACGACCCCGCTTACTAGGGACCTTCGCAGTCGGGGGCCGACGGGCCTTCGGGGGCCCGGGAGGCGCGGCATCGGGCCTCCGGTGGCTACTATCCCGGTTCGTATGTGACGTGGGCCCTATGGGGCGGGTCACCAGCGGGACGCCCGAATCTCACCGATTGTCACCGGCTATACCCCTTTGAGGGAGCCATCTCGATGCCCGAATTGCCTAGTTATCGAAGGAAATGGGTGGAGTGGAGGCCGTCTCTCCTCCGTGGGGGGCTCTGAGGCCGGTGGCGGGCGGGTGGCCGCCCGCCGCGTGCAGCCGCCCTCCGGCCCGCACGCGCGCGCGTCCATCCGGGCGAAGGTTCCGGGAAACCCTGCCCGTCGCGCCTCACGGCGGGCCATGGTCGCTTCCAGGAAGAACGGCACGGAGAACAAGGATGGGGACATTGCATTTCTTGAGGCGCACCGGAACGGTCCTGGGCGCGGCCGCGCTGACCATGCTGGCCGTCCCGGCCCCCGCTCACGCCGCGGCGGTCGCGTGCGGCGGGGGGACGTCGACCGGCCGGGTGGCCGTCAACGGCTGCATCAGCGCCCAGCGGGGATCCGCCGGCAGGTTCCCCACGCGGGAGATCACGGCGCACATCAGGGCACGGAACACGGGAGCGAAGGGGCTGAACGTCTCCTACGAGGCGTTCTTCCGCGTCGTCGACGGTGGCCACTGGGAGAAAGTGGGCAGCGGCCGCACCCATGTCCGGGCCGGTGAGTCGATCGGCCCCCTCGAGGTGGGAAGCACGACCCGGGTGTGCGGTCCCGTGAAGGTCGAGATCCGGGTACACGCCCGGGCCGACGGCGCCGCCTGGAGCGGCTGGTCCCCCGCGGCCACGAAGCAGTGCCAGACCTGAGAGCCCGGCGTTCGCGTGCCCCCGGGCGGCGGGCCGGGGCACGCCGCCCGCGTCACGGGGATGCGGGCGGCGTCCAGCCCGGGTCGCGGCCGCTCAGTGCGAGCGTCCGGTCCAGCAGCGGGGCGTCGTCCGGTACGGGCACGACGGGTCCGAAGATGCCGTCGCCGCGGTCCCCCTCCTCGGCGGCCGCCAGCAGGAACGCGTGCGAGGAGCGGAGCGCGGCGTGATCGGGCGCGTACTCCTGGCCGGTGGCCCGGGCCAGGTCCCATCCGTGCAGCACCAGCTCGTCGACCGCCACCGCACCCGCGATCCCGCCGGGCAGGTCCACGCCGCCGGCGCGGGTCATGCCGGTCCAGGCGGCCGGGTCTTCCCAGGCCTCGGCGAGTTCGCCGAGGACCCCGGGCAGTTCCTCGCGCCAGCGGGCGGGCAGGGAGGGCGTGGCCGAGGTGGGGTCCGTGTCCGTCGTGGGGCCCAGGTCCTTGCGGGCGGCGTCGCGGAAGGCGACCGCGAGACCCGCGAGGTGGCCCAGCAGGTCACCGACCGTGTAGGCGGGGCAGGGCGTCCGGTCGGTGAGCCGGGCGTCCGGGACGGCCGCCGCGAGACGGGCCACGATCCGCGCCTGCGGTCCGAGATCGAAAGCGGTCGTACCGGTCATCTGCCGCTCCTCCTGAGAGTGGGTCTGAAGGGTAGACCGGCGGCGGGGCCCGTACTCATCGCGACGCGGCGCGGGGATGTGCCGGGCGCGTCCCGCTCGACGGGCACGCCGGCGCGGCGGAGGAT is drawn from Streptomyces sp. NBC_01232 and contains these coding sequences:
- a CDS encoding TIGR03086 family metal-binding protein, producing the protein MTGTTAFDLGPQARIVARLAAAVPDARLTDRTPCPAYTVGDLLGHLAGLAVAFRDAARKDLGPTTDTDPTSATPSLPARWREELPGVLGELAEAWEDPAAWTGMTRAGGVDLPGGIAGAVAVDELVLHGWDLARATGQEYAPDHAALRSSHAFLLAAAEEGDRGDGIFGPVVPVPDDAPLLDRTLALSGRDPGWTPPASP
- a CDS encoding MFS transporter, producing MTATQTPTGRRPDPLATRPPLWDRRFTLYFTARAVSLLGDAMMPVAAALAVGALYGISGVGVVLGTWTGTFVLLVLFGGVLADRFGARRMMVCADLVRVLTQGILAAAFFAGTPPFWLLVTMAALAGAAVAMFLPGANGMVPLVAREPQRANATLKVADALAHLLGPALAGLLITLTSAGTVYAIDAGTFLLSGLCLTLIRLTPAEPAEPTVDATAAEPAEPAEPAEPTEPADAPAAADADSRARTTGSLRRDLRQGWQAFRARTWMWAVILIWMGYGVLVFGPLVPLGSALIGARLGPDAYGLAVSCLGAGTVLGGLLALPLRPARPLAAGTVAMALYTALPLCIALDAGLPALLAGHVLGGGAMAFWSVMWATSVQTHTPPALLNRVTAYELAGSVSGIALGQILAGPATALASPGRLLLVSAGACLAGSAALCAIPAIRTLRRTAGPEQRV
- a CDS encoding class I SAM-dependent methyltransferase codes for the protein MPHLEISDLITATDPRTGARLPVRRAEVVHRLREAGDRHAARIVARLPADRHDVLDPHAVDRLMIGVHTELQRLSEELRLGKRLVHILGPVFEAVRATATGRLRLVDVGSGLGYAVRWLAAHHSLGPDVELVGVDLDAALVGEAARLARAEGLDCRFVHGNAFDLPEAATVYVSTGVLHHFRGPDLAGFFRAQAASPALAFCHFDIAATRLAPIGAWVFHRSRMRHPLGRHDGVASARRAHTDETLLQAAAAPGMRPLLYEPRGLANPFCTTLRPVIGIRPELEAPLRRAMGRSARRLVGPEHLAGAAR
- a CDS encoding HisA/HisF-related TIM barrel protein gives rise to the protein MSRLSKDAVAVQQAGTGTGFELFPSVHVAGGRVVHLVGDGQVPEPDRSDPVAAALAFQDQGATWLHLVMAEEDDGGFDLPQARRIIEALTIDVQLMCRSGVHDTATLERVLATGCARLNLGRSALTDLPWCAEAIARHGRRIGVSLPVHLTGHGPRLAGPGRGTDAGDLWKALTVLDEAGCTRYVVTDVSREGSLSTPNLELVAEVCRRTTGGVLAAGGIATLDDLRTVAALAPHGVDGALIGRALYSGAFTLAQALACVATGP
- a CDS encoding toxin Doc, yielding MELRIDIRWLLDRQEELLGGKNLGVLDYSGLVAAVARHRVNTPSWGTDEPDAYWRAAALLEQIVLTRPLPARNEYFGYGVAVAYIKASGQDVDTAFGPWRDLITDIRALRLTVHDVADRLRSLHPNP
- a CDS encoding nuclear transport factor 2 family protein, coding for MTSRTLRAMTVLTAAAALCGAAPTAYAAHTTTAAASSAQAADRRVPRIVTAWARAWNGSEPRALGALFTADGTYTDEAVAATFRGRKEISGWKARADSLIDNVHVTIRTTRSDGNRITVRSVYSGHLKGAPKPFAVPMTTVIDLDRHHCRIVSNKDHYSLAAVLAQSGLPADWTPPTT
- a CDS encoding GlxA family transcriptional regulator, which gives rise to MTPRSLPTSPALHRVVALLQPPQSSFPLACAAEVFGDHGPEIPARYAFGVCTEHPGPVRTRSGYDMLVTAGLDALEGADTVLVPGWQQPAGTEVPGAVVAAVRRAHRRGARIVGICSGAFVLAAAGLLDGRRATTHWAQAAGLAARFPRVRVDPAVLYVDHGDVSTSAGSAAGVDLCLHLVGVDQGAAYAMRIARRMVMPPHREGCQLQYAELPTSGPVTDSLAPLLEWLGGRLDQPVSVAEMAVRSQVSARTLTRRFTEQLGISPGRWLLDRRIAAARALLEETDLPVETIARRVGLSSAVNLRRRFHEAVRTTPAAYRRAFRAERAG
- a CDS encoding transglycosylase SLT domain-containing protein, whose product is MSSACVRPPLSPSEGPSVSNAIIRRIATSKKALAGTVVALGVAGSMLATVPAQAAPMSAKAIAQQMIKDPAQFAAFDKIISHESGWNHTATNASSGAYGLAQALPASKMASAGADWKTNPATQIKWGLDYMNDRYGSPVGAWNFWQNNHWY
- a CDS encoding GYD domain-containing protein yields the protein MPLYLSRFSYTPQTWARLIGHPEDRAEAARSYIESVGGKLHGFWYAFGTHDGYNLWEAPDNVSMAAVSLAISGGGALSSFETTVLLTVEETLDALRSAGQIGYRPPGEPG